One Hevea brasiliensis isolate MT/VB/25A 57/8 chromosome 6, ASM3005281v1, whole genome shotgun sequence genomic window, TGTTTGCAATTTGATGTGGTCATTTGATTTTGGATCTTACCACTCCATTCGGACACAAATGAATGAGGAATTCGTTTCATTTTACAAGTTATAATTGATTTGCaattgattttttattattttatttattttattttattttttgtttgtaGTTTAGAACCTAGTAATATAATTCAACTCAATTCAGTTAAATGTTGTGTTTGAAGCAAATgaagaattaaatttaatatcCATTGCTTTCataatttcctacacatataaTATAGTTTTCAATCAACTGTTTTGACCTTGCAATTCTATTTTACCTTTTGCGGTTGAAGAAAATGAGCAATTCAATGCCTACTGCTGCACCATCTAAACCTTTAGAATCAGTTGAATAAGCTTCTGGATCAAATGAGAGCAATAGTGAAAAGAAAATTGTAGAGCCTTTGAATATAAAAAGGTGCTATGAAAAAAGGTGAGGGCCTAATTAATGTTGTGTCTGATAATGGAAATGTGGAATCCCCATCCCCCGCCAAGAACAGGGGGAAGAAAATTTCCGTCCAGAGAGGAAATCTTAAAAGGCAGGTAAATGTCTCTTCAATTTGTACCAATCTTCTTTCTATTCATCAAAAAGGTGGCATGTATTATCTGTTGTACATAGTTCGGATAAAAAATAATGGGAACAGTTTAATCATAGTACAATTGTTCCATCTGTTGGACACAGTACATTCATTATCATCTGAAGGCTTACTATGTTCAAATGCGAAGCAAAATAATGTTGACCTTTCCCTCTTAAGGAGAACAGTATTTCTTAGTGGAATTAGAAACTAATTACTTAAAAACTGCTGCAGAGAGGGGAAGAGGAACTCTGAGGGAAGCCAAAAAGAGGATGGCAAGGAATAGTGGCACTGAAGAATGACCAGCTGGTTACATAACAAAGCATGATAACTGATATTTTTATTTGGTAATACAAAGATAAGAATGAAGAATTGCTAGAAGCAACATGCTTGTGTGGTGTGCAAAACCACAGTAGAGAAATGCATCAACCCAGTAGCACAATGTGTTGTTTAATTTTGTTAGCATTAATTAAGGGGAGTTGTCCTTAATATGATTGTCAAATCCGTATTTCCTACTTGTTACTCTTTTAAATAGAATAGATGGGTTAGTCAATTCAACATATCTATTGAGACATGGAGGACTTTCAACTAATTTCTTATTTATGGATTTTTAGGTGTTAAGATGAATCAAGCTCAACTCTACCTAAAAGACTTATCTTATAGGAGAGAATTGCCAAAATTATGTAGTAGGCGTTTTGCAACTTTTGGCATTTTAGCGCACGTGTTCATGCTCAAGATTGGACATTTGAAGTGAGAAGTTTATAATACTAAATATTTATGGGTGATTTAGTATAAAAACTTGGATTGATTTTGACATCATATTAATAAAATGAACAGATCGAACTTTCTCATAAAATGCTTGATCCATTTAAATACGTGACCTTCATTTGTAATCAGTATATCATTTTAGTGATTAAAAATATATCACTTTGATATACTCAAGTTAGAATCCTCACCTCTTTAATATTCTCACTTGAAAAAAATGTctattcctaaaaaaaaaaaaaaaaaatgcctaTTCCAAATAAATTCGTTACTGAGTAATCTTTTCCATTCGTTACTGGGAATAGAAAATTCAAGGAAATCAACACAGCAATTAGGCTTGGCTTTTCAAAGTGATCCacagaaaaacaaaaaataagaAACATTATTTTATCTACAGAGAACAACAAAAAATAAGACAATAATTTATTCAATAAGCTCCCCAACAATGTGAAATCAACCCTTTGTAACTAGAATATGAGCTTCCCTCGGGCAACGATGAGTAGTACGGTGACCCATCATATAGGAATTTTTTGTCAGTTCTACGCCATATACGCTTCCTAACCATATTTCCCTGTAGGACTTCAACTATCTGCAATACACAGCAAATTACATTTAGTTAGGATGCTACTAATTGTTCAGCTCAGCCATTTGGAAGTAATTAAATCAACAATGCTCATCTACTTGAAATTTTAATAAGACCTATATAACATAAGAATTGAGCTTCAAAAATTGAGTATAATACTTAGCTCTTGCGGATTTATTACCTGGCTCATTTTTGGGCGAAACTTTGCAGGTTTATAAACACAAGCTGCAGCACAACAAGTCATTCGAGCCAAATCCTTTTTCTTATAGGCCTTCTGCAATTTGGAATCAACAAGAACACTATATTTGCCTCTATACAAAGCTTGTTTGAGCCGAGGCCTTGCCTGAATTTGAAAGCGAAATATACTATATAAAATTAGAATaaagtttttatttcttttcgATTTTgactatataaaatattatttttattttttggaatttctattttcatttgttaattattgaaaaatgattaaatatttaaaatgagtACATACCCAATCAGCTAAGTTAATGCGATCATTGCCTTCATCATCAACAGCAGGTTTCCCAGTAATCAACTCCAAAAGCACAATACCAAAGGAAAAGACATCAGACTTATCAGTGAGCTGCCTATTGTTGAAACACTCAGGAGCAAAATAACTGCACTTGAAAAAAAACAAATAAGAAATTTTCCAGAGGGAGTGATCTAGGGATGAGATGCCATTATGGCTTATGCTCGATAAAAACAGAAAATGCATCTTACCCAAAAGTTCCCTTTGGTTCAGTGGAAATGTGACTAGTAGAATCTGAAGGGTCTTTGGCAAGTCCAAAATCTGCGATCTGATCAAAGGAAAAAATATTGATACTACAAGTACAACCTAGTATTTATTGTCACATACCAATAATTTATTATGAACAGTCTCTGGTGATGACTTCCTTTTCTAGTACAAGGACTTATGTTCAAAGATTTACCCAAATGGGGCATAAAGTTAGATAATGAGAATGAATTAGATCTTAAATCAAATTTATTGATGCACCCCTCATTCGAGTGGGAGGAAGGCTAATTTTTTATATAGAAAGCATAATCTTTTAACTCTTATAAAATCTTACCTTTGGTTCAAAATTTTTATCAAGAAGAATATTCTCACTTTTGATATCCCGATGGATGACCCTGGGATTACCTAAAGATATAAATATCATAAGAGAGAGTGAGAATATTTATATAGACTTAATTCATCATGTGGCTGATTGGTTATAGACTAAGCTAATAGTATTTTTTCACATGATCCATAATTTAAGGATGATTAAAGATAAAGTATATGATTACCCATGATTTGACTAATATGGCattgttttattgattttgaacaTGAATGATGTGTAAATGAAAAAAATCAAACTTAGAAAAAGTAACAAATAAATACTTACACCCTTCATGCAAATATGTCAATCCTTTTGCAGTGCCTAAGGCGATTTTCATTCTGTTTGACCAAATGACAATGGAGTTTCCATTTCCTGcaatgttatttccttttataagGAAACAATACCAATCACATATTCCATGCCTTTTGGATGTCAATTAAAATAGGGACAGGACTGACCGTGCAAATGAGATTTCAAGGAGTTGTTGGGAACGAACTCACAAACAAACAATCTGTCCGCTTCATCATTGCAGTACCCTAACAGCTTGACAAGATTCCGGTGACGGATGCGAATAAGAGTTTGAATCTCAACCTCAAATTGAAGTTGTGCAGCTTTCATTTCCGCCTGTGACTGTCCAGCCTCATATTTAAGCTTCTTGATTGCAACCACTTCACCATTGGGAAATTCTCCCTTAAAAACTTGACCACAGCCACCCACACCAAGCTGGTTCTTGTTAGAGAAACTACCAGTTGCCTTCGCTAGTTCTTCGTAAGTATAGAGCTTGGGAACACCTTCAAGCTTCTGAAAGCCATTAAGTGGAGTTTTTTTATTGGAAATAAGCACAGTAGTGTACGCGGGAGGGATAAGCAGAGGTTGGTCAGCTGGATAAGGAATGAAATCGAATTAGCAGCCAGGATATCAAATGGTTAGTCAATtatatattcacaagtataaataCAAAGAGGAGTGGATCATATAATGGCCTTGATAGATTATATAAACATTAACACAAAAGCAAACTTCCCATAGCTACAATGTTGCAATgagtttataaaaatatttatcaacTCCTTTTACTTTCTGATTTTTTCTTTGTTTACCtgttgtatttattttttttaaattattcaatttatgtaaattaactccgcctaagtagtttgcccttagccggtcccaagcccggataaaggaggagggttgcggtaggtgacaaccagcgtaaaaatttcgtcacaccctatgatatggattcaaatgatata contains:
- the LOC110645671 gene encoding proline-rich receptor-like protein kinase PERK1 isoform X2 translates to MDQDGAIDVDASPRAPLPKLKSVINGGSSSSLSHPRKTEGRSREEADVDRQTILASCDFDSLNSDGGPGPKKSDQPLLIPPAYTTVLISNKKTPLNGFQKLEGVPKLYTYEELAKATGSFSNKNQLGVGGCGQVFKGEFPNGEVVAIKKLKYEAGQSQAEMKAAQLQFEVEIQTLIRIRHRNLVKLLGYCNDEADRLFVCEFVPNNSLKSHLHGNGNSIVIWSNRMKIALGTAKGLTYLHEGCNPRVIHRDIKSENILLDKNFEPKIADFGLAKDPSDSTSHISTEPKGTFGYFAPECFNNRQLTDKSDVFSFGIVLLELITGKPAVDDEGNDRINLADWARPRLKQALYRGKYSVLVDSKLQKAYKKKDLARMTCCAAACVYKPAKFRPKMSQIVEVLQGNMVRKRIWRRTDKKFLYDGSPYYSSLPEGSSYSSYKGLISHCWGAY
- the LOC110645671 gene encoding proline-rich receptor-like protein kinase PERK1 isoform X1, translated to MDQDGAIDVDASPRAPLPKLKSVINGGSSSSLSHPRKTEGRSREEADVDRQTILASCDFDSLNSDGGPGPKKSDQPLLIPPAYTTVLISNKKTPLNGFQKLEGVPKLYTYEELAKATGSFSNKNQLGVGGCGQVFKGEFPNGEVVAIKKLKYEAGQSQAEMKAAQLQFEVEIQTLIRIRHRNLVKLLGYCNDEADRLFVCEFVPNNSLKSHLHGNNIAGNGNSIVIWSNRMKIALGTAKGLTYLHEGCNPRVIHRDIKSENILLDKNFEPKIADFGLAKDPSDSTSHISTEPKGTFGYFAPECFNNRQLTDKSDVFSFGIVLLELITGKPAVDDEGNDRINLADWARPRLKQALYRGKYSVLVDSKLQKAYKKKDLARMTCCAAACVYKPAKFRPKMSQIVEVLQGNMVRKRIWRRTDKKFLYDGSPYYSSLPEGSSYSSYKGLISHCWGAY